TGCCGGCGCCACGGGATCACGCAGCAGACCTTTTACCGTTGGAAGTCAAAATACGGAGGGTTGGAGGTGAGCGATGTCCGGCGGCTGCGGCAGCTGGAGGAAGAG
This sequence is a window from Candidatus Zixiibacteriota bacterium. Protein-coding genes within it:
- a CDS encoding transposase; the protein is MRGKRFSEEQIIAVLKEGEAGAKTADLCRRHGITQQTFYRWKSKYGGLEVSDVRRLRQLEEE